gaggtagtaatacTTATATTATCAATAATTTTAGGTCGTATTACCTTCAAACAAGCATATAGCCATATAGTTATAGTTAGCACACAATGAACGGCTACAACTATGATTGATTGATTGCTAACAATCATAATCATTCCTTGTAGAGAGAATATGGAAAAATGCTTAAACCTAAGGCGATGAAGAAAGTAGAACAATATATGGAACTTTTGTACTCCGTAGGATACAAGTCATAGATGATAGAACCGGTGCCAACTAAAAATATCCGAGAGTGCTGCAAGCCTACAAACAGCCTCTAGGGACAATCCTTCATGTGGTCAGATCCAGCCATGGATGACATGGGCAAAGCCTATGACCAATTTTGACAACAGAGGATGAAAAACAGACAACATTTAACCTTACCCTATTAATTAATGCTCCAGTTTATGTTTTCCCCTTATAATTCCCATTCCCCCAATTTTTAATCTGCTTCCAAGCATGAATGTGCATTCTCAGTGGATACACCAGTTGATCAACTACACGTCTCAAGTCTCAACACAAATACCAAACTGAAATTAGGCCCAACAGTCCAACATTCTATAGAAAACACACAATCAGCTCCTCAATATTACAAATAAAAGAACTACACAGATCCAACAAGATTATACAAGGGGATTAGGAAGCTggttttagaaataaataagaaCACCGCAAGCTATCAGGAAAACAACTTCCCCAAAGTTTAAGTCGAGTGCACAAGAGCATAAACAGACGTGCGTACATGACAAATGCACCAGCCAATAACtctaaatttaataaaatagcCAAGTTCAAAGCTCACAAGATGCATTACAAAACCCAAGACGAGATAGTGGTACATTGGTAATTAAACCGGGACCAATAAACCTAGCAAGCTTCTATTTTTGCAAGGAATAAAACTGAGAGATATTCAACCACTCCCATAAGCTTGATCCATCTATAGAGAATTGATACTCCTATTCTTCAACTCAGCATAGAATCACAGACTTCTAGTCCTCAACTCCCAAGAATTCTGCCAATTAAAGTGTACTACGTATATTACAGGATTTACAGCACATTTAGATTTCCCTGAAGTTTAGATTTTGGTAGTGTAAATAACAGCAAGGCCCTCTTGCAGACTGCAGCTTCCTAAATACGTAGTATAGCCTACCCataacacccccccccccccccctccttcCCCCCAAAGTGCGTAGGAAAAAGAATGAGATTGACGGAAGACAAATTTCATGAACATGTTGAGAAATAAAACGCACTCgcaatttaaaaaacaacttcTAAAATCAGGACTCTCAACTACCTCACACAAATCCTCAGTCTTTGACTAAGATAGATACTTCACTCAACCAATAGGTTATTCTGGAAGGGACATTCTTTACAAAGAAAGCAGCTAGAAGATCCCGTAGGCTACTTCTTATACTGCTTCTTGAACACCCCTCCAAAAGGACAAAACAGATTAGAAATATTAAGCCGAAAAGCTCAGAACTTGATAGAGATTGAATCATACTTCTATCACTTAAGCTTCTTTCAGCTCTATGTAAGATTAATGGAGCAAATCAATAAGAAACATCAAAAAGAAATTTTGACAGGAAAAACCGTACCATGTAACAAAACAGACTAGAAGACATCTCAAAGAGAATAGACAGGGTCACAGACTCACACAACAAGATATCAAGCAAGGGAAGTTTCCAGTCTCAAACTAACCCATATAACAGGTATTGCACACAAAAGACTTGGTTGGTGTATCATGCAAACACAAGTAATTAGAAAATTCCCCAGAGAAAAAGGATGGTGTCAAACATCCTACTGACTCTCAAATCTTTGGCATATGTTGAGACCTGGAAAAACAAAATATGACTtggaaaaacaaaaattaagatCAACTAAATGGGAAGTTCGTCAACTAGTAATATGACAACATCTCTATCATCTTCAAGTCCACCCAAACATCCTCACAAGACAtcagttactccctccgtcccggaatacttgacctgttttccttatcgggtcgtcccttaatacttgacctgtttctaaaaatggaaatattctaacaatattatattatttctcactccacccctattaacccacctaccccctactccatacaaaaaataattaaaaattcaacccatactctcccccaaccccacccatttacacattttccactaactacattaaaataataccgcactatcaactactacctattaaattaaataagtcaattcaagtcccttaaactctgtgccggtcaaaccggatcgagtattccgggacggagggagtagataaTTTGGAAGTATGGAAAATCGGAAATGAAACCAGCAGAATAAAAAAGTTCACATATTTCCTTGTTATTGATGGAGTATAATAGTATATATCAAGTTAAAAAGGTGAAAGCAAGAGAAACACTTCGAGATGATACTTCAACATAAGCCTCCACATCACATCACCGTTACTTTCCAATGCCCTCATTTTTCAGCGGATGCATGGTGCTATTAGTTGGTAAAAAACAAGACCAGAAACTTTGGGTGTGTTCTCTTTAACTTATAGGACCtaaaattatctgaacttataggaccttatttaacttatatgaccTGAGATTTAACTTATAGGACTTTATTTAACTTATAAGACGTTATAAGATCTTATAACACTTTCTAACACCTGGTAGGACCTTATAAAACCTTATAGTAactccgtttcataaagatttttaaggttaatatttgcacaaatattaagacaaaagtagaaaagttggttgaatacaataaaataaggataaagtaagagaaatgtgtaaaaaaatGACTGGGTGTAAAAAAAATagtaaagtaagagaaagtgagtggaaaattgtaaatagtgcggggtaagaagggtaaggtagtaaattttcatgtccaaaaatagaataaagcaaagtgtaaagaacattgtGAAACgaactaaaacggaaagtgtaaagatcattttgaaaagGAGGTAGTATAACCTTATTGAACCTTATTTTATTAGActttatttaaagtttattagatTATTACTAAACTTAGAATTTTGATAATAGTTGATtgcaaatattaataaatataaattaataaagtaattattatttaattcttatattaataattatgtcttttatgttattattaaaaatataaattattacTCCGTGGTAATAATTCAACATTTATAAAATCCAAGTACGAATTTGACCCATTTGTAAACTATTTGTGATTGTTTCTTTAATAAACTTTTTTATACTCTGTAATGGAATTTCATCACGGGAGAAAAACAACTCTTTGATACTCTCTACGAGTATTTCACAAGTCACAGGTATAGGGGACAAAAAAAAGTAAGTTTAGAAGTTAGTACTTTCAATTAATGCATTAGTGTAAAGAagtaatattatgattatttgcgTCTCACCAAAAAGATCATCCATTAATTTGTGATGTACACGTAATTTTAAAAGTGTTTATTAAGTTTTTCCCTTGTAATTATATTtacaataattaataataacataatAATTAACACTCATGTATTATTGATAattattatcatcaattagtaaccacaaattattttaatatagtaacgtaaatatgatttatttaatacaagtatataacaaagcaaaaattataatattgcatattttattaattggaacttataggacctttttggaacttataggaacttattagaacttataggaccttgtTGGAACTTATAGGATCTTGTTGGAAATTATAggaacttatttaatttaactgATAGGACTTTATTTAACTTATCTGAGCTTATAAGCTTATAAGACCTGAAACTTATTTaaataaggtcttataagttgaagagaacaagACCTTTGTTTTTAAAAAAGACCAGTAAAATTATATAGGTATTATAATCTGACATATAATATACCATTAATGTTTTAAATGAGAAGTAACTGATTAGTCTCCTTTGAATACAATGAGAAAAGGACTAAGTTTGTTCTACCTCAAGGTCACACTAGCCAATAGATTATGCATATACAACAACATTTACAAGTCGAGAGTAGATCAAAGACCAAAGCTTAAACTTCGTATAAGACTCATGTACATTCATGTCTGTAACAAATCTTGTAACAAATCTTGACAGGGCAAAAAAGATAGCAAAATCAGAAGACAACTTCACATCATAGAATTACATGAAACATCAGTCCAAGGCTTATAGGAAGTGTAAATAAGACTGTTTCATTAAAGATTCTTATGGCTGTGGATAGGATATGACCTCAAAAAGTGACGGATCTTGAACTGTTTAGGTAGGGGGGGTCGTTAAACAAAATTCAAGCAATGTAGTATAGGACATACACAATAATACTCAAAGTTTAGGGGGATCGGAACTAAAATTACATTACGAAATTTTTCGGTCGGGGGCGTTATAGGGAAGGTCCGCCATTGACCTCAAAGACTTAAAAAGTCAAGTTCAATGTTATGCACACCTCCCACAATCTCATTAACCCATAGTTGACCTTATCCATAAGAAAAGCACATGAAAAGAGGGTATCCCCTGTAGGCTGTACTTGAGCGGCAACTTGAAAACTACACTACTAGACAAGCTACACGTCCTCTACATATCGATAAACATATGAAGACCTCATCCTATTTCATAATCAAGGGCATACATCGCACATAGATACATATATGAGCTAAGAGCAAAAGAAAGACCATGTATGACAATTCTCACCCAAATTAGCTAGCAGTATCATCCAACTACATCCTCGAGAACCCATATCAAACATTAATAATACCAAAGAAATTATTTATTCACACTAGCAATCCCTAAGTCACTTATGATACAGCCCGGTAAACTTGCAAAACACAGTAACGAACAATAACTCCAGCAAGAAACATACATTTCACATAATTTGGGAAGTCAAAAGTACATAGTCTAAGTCTAACTACATTATAAAATTTTAAGATATGCATGAAACTTTAGTAACTAATAAGAATTCTTGTTGAGGCTGTGAGCATCGGATTGTTGGGAAAGATCCCCCAAGGCTATATTGGATTGTTGGGAAAGGAGTTCAAAAGCATGATCCCCCACCCCCATTTAAAGAAGTAATCTAGCCACCAAGTGATCCACGGCATTCCCGGCTCTACTAACATGACAACAAGAAAcgaacttaaaataaaatatcttcAAGAGTAAGTGAATGTGTCACTAATTGCATCACATTCCAATTCAACCAAAGTAAAACTAAGACTATGGGCAACTTGTAGGCTAAAACAAGCTGCCAATGCTTCATCCATTTCAGCTTTCCAAGTCAAGTTTATTCTATAATGATGAACTTGCCACAATTTTATCATATCAGAGAACTTACAGCAAGAAACCTAATCCATTACATCAGCTCATGAAAATAAAGCATCCCCTACAACACAAGTGCAACTAGAAACACAATTCTACTTGATAAGCTAGGTGTCCTCTACAAGTCCACAAAGAAATGAAGCGCAAACATGTTCCTCGGATCCTCAAATAATCTAAATAGCTCAGACATTCCTTCATCTTTGCACGTAAATCTTTTACAGCAATATAACTCTTAAACTTCAACTATAATCAAGTAATCCTAACTGAATTTATTGGCAAATGCATCCCACACTTCATCCCCTCGTCTTTACCCTTCTGTAAGACAATAAGTTAACAGAACTGCTAACCTGCCTCCAGTACAGTCAAATAAAGATCACTTCATATTGGCAAACCCATCCTACAATGGAATCCCTCAGGTCGTCACCACACCCTACAGTAAGTTAACAAAGTCTTCTAATATATTAAGACTTTCATTTTCATCCCGGCAGTAAGTACCTACTAAAATTGGGCAGTACTTCCGAACACTTAATACAACTGTACACTTCTTATCAAACTCTCAACTAGAATTAAAAAAAGTAAGTTCAATAAAactatgataaaaaaaaaatcgaacaaGCAAAGTAAAGATGACAGAGAATTCATAGAGAACGAGAAACATCCCAAAATTCCAATGCGCAACACTTTGCAATGAGCATGCACATTAGCAAAGTGCCTGGAGACACCAATATAATCCTATTTCCAACACGAAGCACAAAGACCATAACCACTTAGTAAGGTCCATAATCACACAGCCCAACCCTAAAAATTTCACGAGGATTGACCAATATATTTGATCAAAATTCTAGGTCTATTTCGCACAGTACTTAAAACTCATATGTATCATTTAAAGCAGGAAGTTATATGGCTAAGGTGAAAGACAAAAAATAAGCAAAAGGATTGTAGAATCAACATAAAGAACTACTTCTAAACATACACTAATGGACTGTACAGTAACATCAATGAATCATAGAAAAGTTTCATCCCAGTTCACCGTTAAAGGCATACATTGTGCATAGACACAAACCCACACGTGATCTCACAACAAACACGGCATCCACGAATGCACAACGCTCACTTAAATCATCTAACAATATAGATGATCAACCCACGAACAGTCAGACACTGATAACCCCAAAACCCAATCCTTTCACATAATTATTCATAACCTCACTAATCATTAAGAATGATCACCAGACAAATTTATGAACTCGCAACAATAGGAACCAGCAATCGACCCATCGTTAACCCCAGCAATAATCCTACATTTTCTACAATCAGGGTGATTAATCAAGCAAATCAAACAAAAGGATTcaggaaatgagagaaaaacaAATCATTGTACCAAAATATACTTTGGAAAATAactccaattttttttaaaagaagggTCAATTGTTCAGAaacccttatttttcttgaTTCACTACAACAACCCCCCATATATCAAcaacataacaaaaaaaaattgaaaaaaccctaaaattttCCGAATATCAAACGACAAACAGAAAAAGGTTGATGGAAAGTGAAGTTACTCAGAGGAGTCAGAAGAAAGCTGTTGGGCCTGGAGGCGTTCGAGGGCTTTCTGATGGGCCCAAGTCTCGAGGGTGAGATCGGGCTTAGCGGTAAGACCAACACCAAGGATGACAATGGTGAGGAAGCTGGTGACGTAGCAGGGCAATTCCCAGTCTTCCCATTTACGGGACTGACCAGGTGGTGGTGGCGGGCGGTTGAAGAGGTAGCCGTTGGGACGTTCTTGGTGACCTGGGCTTGTCCATCTGTCGATTCCTCCACCGCCACGGGTTCGGAGAGTTTGAGTTAGTCTGGCACGGAGGGATCCGGCGGCTGTGGCTAAGGGTTTGATCGCCACCATGGTTGcgtcgaggagagagaaattaaagaAGTGAGACGGAGTGAGATCTATATCGTGGTGTATTTTATGAATCGTGCCTCATTAGGGAGGTCAATTCTCGACCAGAATCAttaagggtgcgttctgttcaccttaaataaataaacggttttttcatgaaatgcccccgaggttttaaaaaacgcaccaaataccctcgcctgtttcgattcacataatatacccctatttatccgTACTGTTCATGACATGCACCTGTCAGCTAAcgccgttagtctgccgttagtggTGTTTTACTTATTTGcccttaattttggtttagcgcCATTGACTTCCTTCACTTTCACAgaaagaccaaaaaaaaaaaaccgttcacatttttctctttctctctcctctcccctgttcttcttcAAGCTCTAAtcctactcaaaccctagaaattctgggtagatcttcaatatttttgtgaattttgctGCGCACCTTAAAGGCGAGTTCGTGGGTTGTGATTTTGCTTCAATCGCGACAAAAAAGGGAGAAACTTGAGGCGATTTCCAGTTGAGTTAGTGTTGAAGAGGAAACGGGAATTTTAAAGTTGGTTAGTCTACTTCCAGGTAATAATCTCTTCTCCTCTGTTTAATTTTGCTGgtaaacttgtttttttttcacgaaatcgattagggttagggtttgtgaaattgtcagttttttttttaaaattgcgCAAATTTCTTGTTGGTTATTGGTCAATTGTGGTTGTTGGAATGAAAATTGATGttagtttcattattttttccCTTTAGGATGAGTGCTATTTGGTTGTTACTACGTTATGGGTCACATAGTTTTGATATTAGAGTGGGAGACATGGAAAAATATCGTTTGTTGAAGTTGTTTCTTGATATCTTTGAGGAATCAGTTAAGCAAGATGTTTTTTTGCCTAGTACCTTTAGCTTGTATGTTGAGGGTCCTTGTGGTAAGGTTGAATTGAATGATGATAAGACTTTAAGGCTTCTGTGGGGATGGAATTGGGGTAAAGACACTGCTGAAATTTGGGTTGAGGGAACAGATAAACCAGGATTGGTGTTTAGGAATGCTGTTGCAACAATTGAGAATCATAGAAAGGAAAAAAAGAGACAACTTAAGGAGAGACAAGAGGAACTGTTGAGGGCTCaaagagaggaggaagaggCAATGAGGAAACAACAGGAAAGGGAGGACATTTTGAGGGAAATACAGGAATAAATGGAGTACACTGTGGCTATGGAGGTCCCTGTTGTTGATTGTGAGGACATGAAGGTTGAGTATGTGAGAGTCATTAGCAAAGATGATGCTGATGAGGTGTTTCCAGGTTGCTCTCAACCACAACAAACACAAGAATCCCCAAAGAAACAACCCACCCCACCCAAACACACAAATCATGTTGCTTCTAAGTCAAAAGGCAAGGATAAGCCTGCTTCTAAGAAACTAACCCCCAAAAGGAGGGCATCAGCTAAACAACCCACCCCACAGAAACAACCCACCCCACCTAAACAACCCACCAAACAACCTACACCACTATCCCCACCACCCCCACCACAGAAAGAACCCACCCaaccaaaacaacaacaacacacaccacCACCAGAACATCCCACCTCtccaccacaacaacaacaacacacaccacCACCAGAACATCCCACCTCTCCACCACAACATCAcacccctccaccaccaccacaaaatCCCACTCCACCACAGAACAACCAAACTGATGAGCCTAACAATCAAGCACCACCTGATCAAGCTCAGCCAGTGAAAAAGAAGGGGGGCAGAGCTAGACCTGAGGGGTTTAGGGTTAACAAAGTCACTGCTAAGAAGGCTGGAACTTGGGTTTCCAAGGGAAAGGGAAAAGGGAGAAAGGGTACAGGAAGGTCTAAGACACCAGGGGTTTTTGCTGATGTTGGTGAGATATGTTCAGAAGAGGAGAGTGAGGATTCTGATTATGAGGAATCAGATTCTGAACAAGAGGATGTTCTGAATGATTGGATTGATtctgatgttgatgatgaggtGATTCCTGATGATATTCCTGATTTGGGGTTTGAGGATTGTCTAAATGGTTCCTCAAAGATGGATAAGGCCTATAAAAATGGCAAAATATGGACTGATCAACCATATGGGTCCATTAAGTTAGAACCCTGGTTGATCTTTCATGATAAGGCCACATTTCTTGAAGTGTTGAGAAGTTACTGCATATAGGAGGGGTTTGGGCTTAGTGTTGAGAGGGCTGACAATAGGAGGTACACAGCAGTGTGTGCAGTGGAGTCATGTGACTGGAGGATACATGCCAGTAGGTTGTTTGACAATGTTAGCTGGGCCATTAAGGTGATCAGTGGG
This genomic stretch from Spinacia oleracea cultivar Varoflay chromosome 3, BTI_SOV_V1, whole genome shotgun sequence harbors:
- the LOC130469633 gene encoding uncharacterized protein — translated: MSAIWLLLRYGSHSFDIRVGDMEKYRLLKLFLDIFEESVKQDVFLPSTFSLYVEGPCGKVELNDDKTLRLLWGWNWGKDTAEIWVEGTDKPGLVFRNAVATIENHRKEKKRQLKERQEELLRAQREEEEAMRKQQEREDILREIQE
- the LOC110799381 gene encoding uncharacterized protein, giving the protein MVAIKPLATAAGSLRARLTQTLRTRGGGGIDRWTSPGHQERPNGYLFNRPPPPPGQSRKWEDWELPCYVTSFLTIVILGVGLTAKPDLTLETWAHQKALERLQAQQLSSDSSE